A window of uncultured Fibrobacter sp. genomic DNA:
ATAGGCTAACAAGCCTTACACAAGTGTCGGGAGATCGTTACCGGATAATCCCCATTCCTATGGGGGAGGTCGACTTGCATATGCTTGTCCCTCCGCAAGATTATGCGGTGCTTATGGACTTGATTAACCAGCATGTCTTGGCTTACCATAGAACCGGCAATGTGGAAGATGGCGATGTCAATACGAAGATCCGTGGCTACCGTACAGACAAATCGATGGTGTGGTACGACTTGCATTGCAAGTTGGAGGTCGGCGACGATGGGCACTTGTTCTATAGGGGTGTGGCTCGCCGCATGGACGTGATGCTTGACAATCCGTTGTTCAGTTCCGAAGAGGAAAAAGACGCCATGCTTGCCGCGGCGATGTCTTTCCCCGATATTCGCACCTTCTGGGTCGATAGGAACTTTATCGTGCAGGGATGTAACCAGGCGTTCTCCCTAGATATGAAGCGGAGCGATCCCGAGCATGTCAAGGGAATTTCCCTAGAATCCCTCCCGGCGGAAAAACTTTCGCCGATGGTGGCCAAGAAAATTAACGACGTGTTCAACATGCGCAAGAGCGTTGCGTGGAAAGATGTGTACATGTCGTCTGACCAGTACATTGTATTCAATGCCGTGCCGCTGACTTCGGATAAAGGGTTGGTTCAAAGCGTCATGTGCTTGTACATGTTGCTTGGCCATAATGATTTTAAATCGGTAAATAAGGACGTTAACTAAAAAAGGTAAATGAAATGAAAAAAATCATCGTAATTTCTCTCTTCGCAATGATTATGACTGCCGGCTGTAAGGAAACGCCGAAGGCTGAAACCCAGGCAGCTCCGGCCGCCCAGCCGGCCGTAGAGCAACAGGCTCCGGCAGCAGAACCGACCCCTGCTCCCGAGGCTCCGAAGGCGACCATTACGAATGTGGAATGGGCACAGGCTCTTGAAATGCAGAAAAACGGTGCCGTGCTGATTGACGTGCGTACTCCGGGCGAAGTGGCCGAAGGCACTGCTCCGGGTTCCATCAACATCCCGCTCCAGGAAGCCGAACAGCGTATCGGCGAATTCCCGAAGGACAAGGACTTGCTGATTTTCTGCCGTAGCGGCAAGCGCAGCATGGCCGTGTCAAACTTCTTGATCCAGAACGGCTACGAACGCGTGTTCAACGTGGTCGGCGGATTCCTCGCGTTCCCGAAGAATTAGAATTCAGGGATTAGGGGCTAGGATCTAGAGGCTAGGGAAAAATAACACGGCTTCGCCGTCTGTTATTGACGCACGAAGTGCGTGATCCTTATTCCCTAGATCCTAGTCTCTAGCCTCTATCCCCTAACAAATGAACTACCTGCAACTTGCACTCGAAGAATCTTTCTTCTCGATTGGTATCAGCCGCCCGAACCCGGCGGTGGGTGCAGTTGTTGTCAAGGATGGAATCGTTGTGGGCAGGGGGCGTACGCAGCGCCCCGGCAATGCCCATGCCGAAGTCATGGCGCTGCGTGACGCGGGCGAACTCGCCCGCGGGGCGGCCATATACGTGACGCTCGAACCGTGCTGCCACTATGGCCGCACGCCCCCCTGCACAAAAGCCATCATCGACGCAGGGATATCC
This region includes:
- a CDS encoding rhodanese-like domain-containing protein; amino-acid sequence: MKKIIVISLFAMIMTAGCKETPKAETQAAPAAQPAVEQQAPAAEPTPAPEAPKATITNVEWAQALEMQKNGAVLIDVRTPGEVAEGTAPGSINIPLQEAEQRIGEFPKDKDLLIFCRSGKRSMAVSNFLIQNGYERVFNVVGGFLAFPKN